Genomic DNA from Patescibacteria group bacterium:
GAAGAACTTTGGAGCGGCCGAGACCTCCCGAGCGCCGTGACCGAAGCATTCCACCGTGCCTGGCCGTCTATTCGGGATGGTAACTTGACCACACTCATCGCCACACTCGTGCTCTATTCTATGAGCACTGGCTTTATTCGCGGCTTCGCATTGACGCTGACTATTGGTGTGCTGGTTTCAATGTTCTCCTCCATGGTCGTTACCAAGTTCTTCATGGTGCGGGTGGCTAAGTTTAAAAAGCTGAGAACTCGGCTGTTTTACAGAGGCTACAAATCCGTAAAGGCTGTAAAGTAACCCTATGAAAAACGTAAATATCATTGGTTACTCAAAAGTTTGGCTGGCCTTGTCCGGCCTGATTGTTGGTCTAGCTGTGGTTTCTATCGCCTTCTTCGGCTTGAACTTCGGCATTGATTTTACTGGTGGCAGCTTGCTTGAGATTCACGGAGTTGAGTCATCCGTTGAAGACGTGCGCAAAGCCGTTGAGGCCACTGGCCACGAAGCGACGGTTCAAGAGAGTGATACCGGTGCTTATTTTGTTCGTCTCTCGCCCATCAGCGAAGAAGAACATCAGGCAGTGTTGGCTGCGATCAAGAAGATTTCGCCCAAGACTGAGGAAGTTAAGTTTGACTCCGTCGGTCCAACTATTGGTAATGAACTCAAGAAGGCTTCCGTTACCGCGCTAGTTTTTCTGTTGGTTCTCATCGGCGCGTACATCGCTTGGGCTTTCCGTAAAGTGTCTTACCCGGTTAAGAGCTGGAAGTATGGCGTCGTCACTATGGTCGCAGCGTTTCATGACGTCATTATTCCGATGGGTGCTTTTGCTGTCCTTGGAAAGGTTTTTGGCTATCAGGTTGATACGGCTTTCGTGGCCGCCATGCTGACCATTCTCGGTTATTCGATCAATGACACTATCGTGGTGCTTGATCGTACTCGCGAAAACTTGTTCCGCCACCGCTACGCTGACCAAACTTTCGGCGAGATTGTGAACACTAGCATCATTGAAACCCTCGGTCGTTCGCTCAATACCACACTTGCAACCATTATTCCGCTGATCGCCATCTTCTTCTTGGGTGGAGAGACGACTCGTCCGTTCGTGCTCGCCCTGATCATCGGTATTATTTCTGGTGCGTATTCCTCGATCTTCGTGGCCAGCCCGCTCTTGGTAGCCATGCAGAAACTTGGCAAGAAGTAGACTGTAGGATGTGGTATCCTATACCCATCCTTATGCTCGGAATTATTCTCAATCTCCCGCCTGCGGTTACCGGCTATTTGGCTGTAACCCCGCCGGAGGTGATGGCCGCTCAGGCTCTTCTAGTTTTTGGTTGGATCCCGATCTTTGCAGTTATTGTTTGGGGCATGACTCACGTCTGGGTTGATTACAAACAAGAGCAGTACGCCCACCATCAAGAATACGTGCTCATGGAGGTGACCGTGCCACAGACGGCCATCCAGACACCTAAGGGCATGGATAACTTTTTTTCTAACTTGGCTGGGACACGCAGTTCTATTACTTGGCGCGAACATTGGCTGTTAGGTAAGGAACAGGCAGTTTTTTCTTTTGAGATAGCTAGCCATGAGGGCAGCATTCACTTTTATATTCGTTGTACTGAAAAATTGCGGGATTTGGTGGAGGCTGATCTGTACGCTCAGTATCCAGAAGCCCAAATAACGGAGGTAGAAGATTACGTACATAACATTCCCACGAAATACCCGGATAATGAGTGGGAGGCTTTTGGTGCCGAGTTTGTTTTGTCTAAACCGCAGTATTTTCCCATCCGGACCTACGAAGATTTTGAGCACCAGGGAGAAAAAGATTTCAAGTTTAAGGACCCGTTGTTTCCTATTTTGGAGTTGATGGGCAAGATGCGGGCGGGCGAGAATTTTTGGATTCAAATTGTGCTTCGCATGCCGCATGATCAGGACTGGACTAAGCCAGGTCTTGAGTTTGTGAATAAGATCATGGGCAAAGAAGAGAAGCATAAGACCACCATGATGCAGGAATTAGGCGGCATGGTGTCTGGTATTCCCAAAGAGGTAGCTAGACAACTGTTTGTGGGCGGGGAAGCTGGCGGGGCGGAAAAAAAGCCTGCCAAGAGTGATTTTCAGATGTTTAAATTGACGCCGGCCGATAAAACACAGATTGAAGGCGTGACTGATAAAATTTCTAAGGTCGGTTGGCAGTCAAAAATTCGCGTGGTCTATTCTGGCAAAAAGACTAACTTTAGAAAGGGTATGATGGCGGCCGGCATGAAGGGCATGATGCTGACTTATGCTAACTCCGTGTTGAACCAGTTCGGCATGCACGGGCCGTCTATTCCAAAGGACGATTATTTCTGGATGGCTTGGCAGTACGCCGGAAAACAATCAAAACTTACTTCACGCTACGCTAAGCGCTCGCTTGGTCCGGGTGCTACACCGTGCATTTTAAACTCTGAAGAGCTGGCTACGCTTTGGCACTTCCCAGGAGCGGACTCTCGAACGCCAGTCTTGACCGCTCAGGGATCTAGGAGGGCGGAGGCTCCTGGCGGTTTGCCTATGGCTCCGGTTGGTGAACCAGAGATGGTGGATTGGAAGAAAATGCAGGGTAACAAACCTTCGGCACCGACTGATGAAGAAATAGAGCGAGCCTTCTCTCTTCCTACTCCGCACTCGCCATCTGCGCCGGAGGATGAGGCTCCTAGTAACCTGCCGGTTTAGCCTATGATGCGCTACGAGCACGATCACGAGAACGACATCATCTATTTTGGCCAGACCAACTTCCGTAATGCCATGCGGAAATTTGGCATTAAAACAGATGACCGCCGGCGTCACATGTATATTATCGGGAAGACGGGTATGGGCAAGACCACCCTGCTCGAGAACATGATTCTGGCCGATATTTACGCTGGTCACGGTTGCTGTTACGTGGATCCGCACGGTGATACTGCGGAGAAAATTATTGACTTCATTCCGTCCTGGCGCATTAATGACGTGGTGTATTTCAATCCGTCAGATGTTGAGCATCCCATCGGTTTTAACATTCTTGAGGCTACGGATCCAAAGATGAAGAACCTGGTGGCGGCGGCCCTCATGTCCATCTTTAAGAAGATTTGGGAGAACGTGTGGAGCGCCCGCATGGAGTACATCTTGAACAATACTATTTTGGCGCTTCTTGATACCCCAGGGACTACGCTTCTCGGCGTGAACCGCATGCTGTCTGATAAAGATTACCGCTTGGAAATCGTGAAGAATATCCAGGATCCAATTGTGAAGCAGTTTTGGGTGCAGGAGTTTGCGGCTTATGACGCAAAGTTCGCGTCAGAAGCGGTGGCGCCTATTCAGAACAAGGTTGGCCAGTTCCTTTCCTCTTCCGTCATGCGCAACATCGTGGCGCAGGCGAAGTCTTCAATTAACATCAGACAGATGATGGATGAGCAAAAGATTTTTATTATCAACCTTTCAAAAGGCCGGGTGGGAGAAGATGCGATGCGTCTACTCGGGGGCATGTTGATTACAAAAATTCAGATTGCGGCCATGGAGCGAGTGGATATTCCTGAGAAGGAGCGCGTTGATTTTTACTTGTACGTGGATGAATTCCAGAATTTTGCCGTGGATAGTTTTGCGAGTATTTTGTCTGAAGCTCGCAAATACCGCCTAAACCTCATCATGGCGCACCAGTACATTGCCCAGCTGGATAGTTCAACCAGCACCGCTGTTCGTGACGCGGTGTTTGGTAACGTGGGTACGATTATTACCTTCCGCGTAGGCTCGCCAGACGCCATCTTCATGGAGAATGAGTTTATGCCGCGCTTCTTGCCGGATGACCTTATCAATCTCCCCAAGTACGGTATTTATTTGAAGCTCATGATTGACGGCGTTTCCAGTCAGCCGTTTTCCGCCTTTACCTTGCCGGCCATTAGCCAGAAGACAGACAGCTCGCAAAAAATTATCGAGCAATCTCGTGAACGTTACGCGGGTAACCGCGAGCAGATTGAAGAGCGCGTGTCGGTGTGGAGCGGATTTGGTGCCGATGTTGATGTGGAGAAGATGATTAAAGATGTGACGACCGCCAAGAAGGAAGCAAAGAAAGCGCGATTTGCGTTTGAATACGCCTGTACACGTTGTGGCAAGAGCTTCACGTTGCCCATCGAGCTCGACAAATCCCGGCCTATTTATTGCGAAGAATGCAAACCGATTATTGACGCTGAACGGCAAAAGTCTAAGGACAGAGGTGGTAAACGCTATGACGTTCCCGCACCAGTCGCATCACTCCCTGCGCCAAAGGTTGTTGACGGTGCATTGGTCGAAAAGCCAGCCCCCGCAGTTTCCCCGGCTTCACTCGACTCACTGAAACCCGCCGTTCCCGCTTCTGCTCCGGTCAGAGCATTGCCTGTTCCCTCGAGGGTTGCTGCGCCCGTTCCGGGCGCCCCGAGTGGTCTCACTGATTCCCAGAAGAAACGCCGCCGCAGAAAGAAGAAGCCTCAGGCTGTTGTTCCAGGCGCACCGGCGAGAGAACCGATGTCCGTTCCTCATCCTGTTTCACCGACCGCTCCGGTGGTACCTCGACCAACCCCAGTAACGCCACCCAAACCCGTTCTTCCCGGTGAGCGCATTTCGTTTGAAGAGTAAGTATGCCCATTCTTCATGCGATTATCCTTGGGTTAGTTCAGGGGCTGACGGAATTTTTGCCGGTTTCTAGTTCTGGTCACTTGATTGTTTTTCCGGAATTGCTTGGCTGGGATGTTTCGAGTGTGACCTTTGATGTAGCTATTCACGTGGCGACACTCGGGGCCATTGTTGTGGCGCTTAAAGACGACATAATAAAAGTTATTAAGGGCATAGTTAAAAATAACGAGAACGACAAATCGTTGGCCCTGAAGATCGTTGTCGCCACCATTCCAGCCGTAGTGATCGGCGGACTGTTCCATAACGCCTTCGAGTCTTGGCGGTCAATGACCGTCGTGGGCGCGATGTTGATTGTTTGGGGCGTGGTTTTGTTTGTGGCTGACGAGGTGGCCAAACGTACACCGCGAATGGTGCTCTTGACTGAAAAAATGCCTTGGTTGGCGGTTTTGTTGATTGGCTTGGCTCAGGTGTTGGCATTTGTGCCAGGTACATCTCGTTCCGGCGTCACTATGAGCGTTGGTCTATTAGCCGGCCTGTCAAAAGAAACGGCGGCTAAGTTTTCTTTTTTTCTGGCCATTCCGGCTATCCTGGGGGCGGGCGCGGTGACCTTTCTGGAGGTTCTTCAGAACGGTCTAGACGTGCCGATCCCGTCTTTGGTTGCTGGCTCAATTGCTGCCTTCGTATCTGGCATTTTTGCTATTAGATTCCTCCTTTTGATCATTAAGAAATGGTCATTTGCTCCCTTTGCCATCTATCGGGTAGTGTTTGGCGTGATTCTGCTTATTGTCTCAGTATTAAAGTATTAAAGCGTAAAGTGTTAAAGTCTGACGAATTGGCTTTAATACTTTAAAACTTTATTCTTTACTCTATGCTTAACCGAGAATCTGCTGTTTGGAAAGATTATGCTTTGCTCGACTCCGGTGACGGAGAAAAGTGCGAGCTTTTTGGCGGGGTGCTGATGGTTCGTCCTGAGCCACAGGCTCTTTGGCGAAAGGCGGATGCATCAAAGCATTGGCCCGAGGCGCATTTGGTTTACTCTCGTAAAGGTAAAGAAGGGGAGTGGCAGGTGAACAGCGAGGTGCCAGAATCTTGGGAGGTGAAGTGGGAGGATCTGACTTTTATTGTCAGACCGACTAACTTCAAGCACACGGGACTTTTTCCTGAGCAGGCGAGCAACTGGAAATATCTTCGCGAGAATATTAAGCCGGGCATGAAGGTTTTGAACTTGTTCGGTTACACGGGCGGCGCATCAGTTGCGGCGGCCTCGAGAGACGCCGAAGTTACACATCTCGACGCCAGCAAGCCGGTTGTCACCTGGACGAAGGAGAACCTGGAGGCTTCAGGACTTGGCGATAAAAAGGTTCGCCTCATTGTTGACGATGCTATTGCGTTTGTCGCGCGAGAAATTCGTCGAGGAAATGTCTATGATGCGATTCTGATGGACCCGCCAGCTTTCGGTCGCGGACCAGAGGGAGAGGTTTGGCAGTTTGAAACAAATCTTCCAGCGCTCATTGAGTCTTGCACGCAGATTCTGAATAAAGATCATGGATTGCTCCTCGTTAATGCTTATTCACTAGGTTATCCAGCGACGGCGATCGAAAACCTTGTGCGGTCGACAGTCCCGTTCGCCAAGAATATTGAGAGCGTCGAGCTTACTCTTAAGGAACAATCGGCGAGAGGATTTGAATTACCGACAGGTGTCGTCATCAGAGCTACTTGGTAATGTGGAGATTCTCTACGAAGATAACCACGTCATTGCCGTAAACAAGCCGCATGGCATGTTGACCCAAGGGGATGACACGAATGATGTTTCACTTTTTGATGAGGTGAAAAAGTTCATCAAAGAACGGGACCAGAAGCCGGGAAATGTTTTTGTTGGTCTTTTGCATCGGTTGGATCGACCAGTCGGCGGAGTTGTGTTGTTTGCAAAAACAAGTAAGGGAGCGTCGAGAATTTCCGAGCAGATTCGCAATCACTCTGTCGAAAAAGTGTACTGGGCAGTCGTTGAAGGAAAGCCGGAGCGACAAGCCGGCGAGGTGATTCAATGGCTCGTGAAGGATGAAGCCAAAAATATCGTGACGCCATTTGACCACGAGGTTACGGGGTCTTTGAAAGCCGAACTTGCCTATAAAGTTTTGAACACGAAAGAAGGGAGATCATTAGTTGAAATCCACCCTAAGACCGGCCGCCCGCACCAAATCCGCGTTGCCATGTCTTCACTCGGCACGCCGATTGTGGGCGATCTGAAATATGGTGCGAAGACAAAGCTGGAACATGACATTGCTTTGTTCGCGCGGTCATTTTCATTTGCTGGCCCGACGACGAAAGAGCGAATCACGGCGATTGCCGAGCCGACTTTGCCCGTTTTTGCGAATATGTAAAAAAACTCGCCGGCCCCCGAGAACGGAGGTCGGCGGACGAGGAGCTGATGTTACGTGAAGCGCACATGTAAAAATGTTGTTTCCAGCGGATGGTCGCCTTCGGCGATGAGCGCCCATTTCGCGGATTTCTCTCTCCAGGTGAGCCGATCAATCCGACGATCGAGGATCCGCTCCACGGACAGCCGGATCACGAGCTCGTGTCCATATCCCTGCGTCATGATTATATGGACGCTTTTCAGGTCACAGTAGACTCGTTCGGACGCGAGCCGTCCCACGCCATCGTGGCCAGATACCATGAGGGAGAGGAGACATCTGTGGAGGTCGTGTATGTCCTCTAATTCTTGTCTGCTGTCAGGATTCCCACGGACTAAGGCCTTAATAAACTGCTGTTCGGGGGCACTGAGCGGAAAGGCGGGCATGTATCCTCCGGGAAACGCCGCGAGTTTAGAAGATAATTAGTCACTTGTAAAGACTGGGTAATGTTGTAAAGTAATCAGTTATGGAAAATAATTCCAAAGCTAAAAGCCTAGAGCCCCGTCAAAGGGTACTCCTCGGCATGTCCGGCGGCGTTGACAGTTCAGTATCGGCTATTTTGTTATTGGAGCAGGGGTATGAAGTCATTGGGGGGTTCATGAAAAACTGGTCGGCTGGCGCTGGCACAGAAGAATGTGATTGGCGAGATGAACGAAGAGATGCGATGCGCGTGGCCGCGCAGCTGGGAATAGAGTTCCACACGTTCGACTTTGAGGACGAGTACCGCAAGCTGGTCTACGAATACATGATCAGCGAGTACAAGGCGGGGAGAACGCCGAATCCTGACGTGCTTTGTAATAAGTACATGAAGTTTGATTTGTTCTTGCGCGAAGCCGATAAACTCAGCTGTGATTTTATTGCCACGGGACATTACGCTCGAAAGACTGTCGACGAGAATGGTGTCGCGCATCTCTTGGCGGGTGTTGATGCGAACAAAGACCAAAGCTATTTTTTGTGTCAGCTAACGCAGGAGCAGATTTCGCGTTCCCTGTTCCCGATCGGTCATCTCGAGAAGCCGAAGGTGCGTGAGCTTGCGAAAGCTCATGACCTTGTAGTGGCTGATAAAAAAGATAGCCAGGGGATTTGTTTTATTGGACAAGTCACCATGAAAGACTTTCTAGCAGAGCGCATAACTCCGCACGAGGGAAATATTGTGACGACTGACGGAAAGATTATCGGTCAGCATCAGGGCTTCGAGTTCTATACCATTGGCCAGCGTGAAGGTCTCGGCATTGGCGGGGGAACGCCGCTCTATGTGGTTGAGCGTAAACCCGAGACGAACGAGGTGATTGTGGCCGTTGGCGATGAGGATCCGGCCTTGTATCGCTCGACACTAACTGCGACGGATATAACGGAAACTATCCCAGGGAATCTTAACAAGTACGCTGGTAAGAAAATTCAAGCTCGAGTTCGTTATCGCCAGCCACTCGCCGCGTGTTCGCTGACCTCAAGCATGCGACCCGCAACTATTTCCGTTCTGTTCGATGTTCCTCAAAGAGCGATTGCTTCCGGACAATTTGTTGCCTTTTATGATGGGGAAGAGCTTCTCGGTTCAGGTATAATTGCATAATCCTATGTTTACTTTTGCCATGTTGTTTACGGTCATCGGGTTATCTTTGTTCGAGGTTATCTCGAGCATCGACAATGCCATCATTAACGCCGAGGTACTAGGCGGGATGAGTGCAAAAGCTCGCCGGTGGTTTCTCTTTTGGGGCATCCTGTTTGCCGTTTTCGTTGTTCGCGGGACGTTGCCGTGGTTGATTGTTTGGGCAGCGACTCCCTCGCTTGGTTTGCTCGGTTCCCTGACCGCCACGTTCAGCAACGATCCAAGTGTCCATGCAGCTATCGAATCATCTTCGCCCATTTTGCTTATGGGCGGCGGAGTATTTTTGCTCTTCTTGTTTCTGCACTGGCTATTCCTTGAGCCGAAAACCTTTGGACTGCCCGGAGAAAAGTTTATTCTTCGTCAGGGGGTTTGGTTTTATGCGGCGGTTTCTATCGCCCTAACTTTGATCGTTTGGTATGCCATGGCCATTAACCCGATGCTAGCTTTTGGTGCAGTGGTGGGCTCAACCGCCTTCTTCATTACGCACGGCTTTAAACAGAACGCGGAAGAAGCCGAGAAAACACTCATGCATGGCCAGAATCACATGTCTGATATCAGCAAGATTCTCTACCTGGAGGTTATTGACATGACTTTTTCTATTGATGGTGTGCTCGGCGCTTTTGCTTTCACCATGGCCGTGCCGCTTATTCTGCTCGGTAATGGTATAGGTGCGATTGTTGTTCGTTGGATCACGGTTTCAAATATCGAACGCATCAAGAAGTACCCACTCCTGAAGAATGCCGCCATGTACTCCGTTTTGGCGCTTGGTGCCATCATGCTCGCCCACGCTTTTGGGGCCCACGTGCCAGAATGGCTGAGTCCGACCATTACTACTTTTATCATCGCCTTCTTCGTTTTACGATCATTTCAGACTAAGCCAAAAACAACTTAAAAAAATCGAGCCGCCGGTAGGGCGAGCTCGACGAATATTAGAACGGAACCGCCAGGTTGAGCCCCGGGTTTATTACCCAGAGATCTTCCCCGATCATGTAAGCACCCTGGCAGACCACGCTGACAGCCACTTCGTCCTTGAACAGGTAAGTGGCGCCGGGGCCAAAAGCCAGGACGGGAATGGTGCCCTCGCTCGTGGTGTCCTGCAGGAGCGCCGGGACAAGGTCCAGTCCGACATGCTCACTGACGGCGTAGTCGAACGTGGCGGTCAAGGCGAAGCCCCAGGCACCAGAGCCGGGCGCGGCTTCGATGGTGAGACTGGGAATGAAACCGAGATGCTCTGACAGCGGCAGGTATACGCTCGGACCGAAGTAGATGTATTTGGCCTCCAAGCCGTGTTTCAGCGTGACCACGCCAAATCCGCCGACGTTCATGCTCACGGGCAGTTTGGTAGGCTCTTCGGCGAGCGAGACAGACGCGAGGAGCGTCAAGAATACGGGGATCATCTTTACCTCCGGCGGAATAGTGGCAGAGCAGTCTTGACTCGTCAACAAAAAAACGCCCCCGCAGCGTTAGGTGTACGGGAGGCGTGGAGTTGCAGAACGATATCGATCAGGTTTTGGGCGGCGTGTGCGGCATCGTTCCTGCTAGGATTGCGTCGTAATGCTTGAGCCGGTAGTTAATAAGTTTTCGTTGTCTTATTAATGCCTTGCGGGTCGGCATTTTGATCGATCTTGCAGATCCGATTTCCTCAGCGGTCTCGAGCGGAGGAATGAACGGAATCTTGAGGGCGAGACACAGGTCTTCGGCGAACGTCAGATTGAGCGAAAGATTCATCTCCCGCAGGATATCCTTTACTTCACTCAACATTCCGCGGGTGAAGCCTTTGTTGTTGAGGAGTGTTTGCTCGGTTGTTCTTGCAAGGTCATAGACCCGCCAGATGGACTGACTCACGAGAAGCTCTGATGTTTTATCGGACAGCCCTATGCCGTCGGTACTTCTTGATAGGTGCCAGTATGCTCGTGTTCGCATTGCCTCTGTAAGCGTAAGAGTTGTCATGACCGCGCTCCCCATGTCGGAATCGACTGGTGATATTAGTGTATTTTTGCTATTTCGTCAATCTTTGCGTACACTTGCGCCTACTATGGTTCCCCAGGATCGCATCAGAAATTTCTGTATTATCGCGCACATTGACCACGGAAAGTCCACGCTGTCGGACCGGTTGCTTGAGATTACGGGAACTGTCGCGAGCCGGAACATGAAGGACCAGCTTTTGGATTCCATGGATATTGAACGTGAGCGGGGCATCACCATTAAGCTCGCGCCGGCTAGAATGAACTGGAAGAAGAATGATGTTGAGTTTACTCTGAACCTGATCGACACCCCGGGGCACATTGACTTCAACTATGAGGTTTCTCGATCGCTCGCCGCAGTAGACGGCGCCGTGCTTCTCGTCGACGCGACGCAGGGGGTTCAAGCACAAACCGTTGCGAACCTTTATTTGGCTATCGAGCAGAACTTGGAGATTATTCCGGTGCTGAACAAGATTGACCTTCCGGCCGCTGACGTACCGAGACGAAAGGCTGAACTGGTAAAACTGTTGGGTTGCAAAGAAGAAGACGTGCTGGCGGTTTCGGGCAAGACGGGGGAGGGAGTTCGCGAGTTGCTCGACGTGATCATTGATCGCATCCCGGCACCCGCCGGGGACCCGAGCGGCGCACCTCGCGCGTTGATTTTTGATTCTGCCTACGATGATTATAAGGGTGTGGTTGCATATGTGAGAGTTGTCGACGGCACATTCAAGAAGCGCGAAAAACTGCACATGAACGCTACGCAGTCTGACGGCGAAATTCTTGAGATTGGCGCACTCAAGCC
This window encodes:
- the mnmA gene encoding tRNA 2-thiouridine(34) synthase MnmA, producing the protein MENNSKAKSLEPRQRVLLGMSGGVDSSVSAILLLEQGYEVIGGFMKNWSAGAGTEECDWRDERRDAMRVAAQLGIEFHTFDFEDEYRKLVYEYMISEYKAGRTPNPDVLCNKYMKFDLFLREADKLSCDFIATGHYARKTVDENGVAHLLAGVDANKDQSYFLCQLTQEQISRSLFPIGHLEKPKVRELAKAHDLVVADKKDSQGICFIGQVTMKDFLAERITPHEGNIVTTDGKIIGQHQGFEFYTIGQREGLGIGGGTPLYVVERKPETNEVIVAVGDEDPALYRSTLTATDITETIPGNLNKYAGKKIQARVRYRQPLAACSLTSSMRPATISVLFDVPQRAIASGQFVAFYDGEELLGSGIIA
- a CDS encoding class I SAM-dependent methyltransferase — encoded protein: MLNRESAVWKDYALLDSGDGEKCELFGGVLMVRPEPQALWRKADASKHWPEAHLVYSRKGKEGEWQVNSEVPESWEVKWEDLTFIVRPTNFKHTGLFPEQASNWKYLRENIKPGMKVLNLFGYTGGASVAAASRDAEVTHLDASKPVVTWTKENLEASGLGDKKVRLIVDDAIAFVAREIRRGNVYDAILMDPPAFGRGPEGEVWQFETNLPALIESCTQILNKDHGLLLVNAYSLGYPATAIENLVRSTVPFAKNIESVELTLKEQSARGFELPTGVVIRATW
- a CDS encoding RluA family pseudouridine synthase encodes the protein MEILYEDNHVIAVNKPHGMLTQGDDTNDVSLFDEVKKFIKERDQKPGNVFVGLLHRLDRPVGGVVLFAKTSKGASRISEQIRNHSVEKVYWAVVEGKPERQAGEVIQWLVKDEAKNIVTPFDHEVTGSLKAELAYKVLNTKEGRSLVEIHPKTGRPHQIRVAMSSLGTPIVGDLKYGAKTKLEHDIALFARSFSFAGPTTKERITAIAEPTLPVFANM
- the uppP gene encoding undecaprenyl-diphosphatase UppP, whose translation is MPILHAIILGLVQGLTEFLPVSSSGHLIVFPELLGWDVSSVTFDVAIHVATLGAIVVALKDDIIKVIKGIVKNNENDKSLALKIVVATIPAVVIGGLFHNAFESWRSMTVVGAMLIVWGVVLFVADEVAKRTPRMVLLTEKMPWLAVLLIGLAQVLAFVPGTSRSGVTMSVGLLAGLSKETAAKFSFFLAIPAILGAGAVTFLEVLQNGLDVPIPSLVAGSIAAFVSGIFAIRFLLLIIKKWSFAPFAIYRVVFGVILLIVSVLKY
- a CDS encoding DUF475 domain-containing protein, whose amino-acid sequence is MFTFAMLFTVIGLSLFEVISSIDNAIINAEVLGGMSAKARRWFLFWGILFAVFVVRGTLPWLIVWAATPSLGLLGSLTATFSNDPSVHAAIESSSPILLMGGGVFLLFLFLHWLFLEPKTFGLPGEKFILRQGVWFYAAVSIALTLIVWYAMAINPMLAFGAVVGSTAFFITHGFKQNAEEAEKTLMHGQNHMSDISKILYLEVIDMTFSIDGVLGAFAFTMAVPLILLGNGIGAIVVRWITVSNIERIKKYPLLKNAAMYSVLALGAIMLAHAFGAHVPEWLSPTITTFIIAFFVLRSFQTKPKTT
- a CDS encoding type IV secretion system DNA-binding domain-containing protein, giving the protein MMRYEHDHENDIIYFGQTNFRNAMRKFGIKTDDRRRHMYIIGKTGMGKTTLLENMILADIYAGHGCCYVDPHGDTAEKIIDFIPSWRINDVVYFNPSDVEHPIGFNILEATDPKMKNLVAAALMSIFKKIWENVWSARMEYILNNTILALLDTPGTTLLGVNRMLSDKDYRLEIVKNIQDPIVKQFWVQEFAAYDAKFASEAVAPIQNKVGQFLSSSVMRNIVAQAKSSINIRQMMDEQKIFIINLSKGRVGEDAMRLLGGMLITKIQIAAMERVDIPEKERVDFYLYVDEFQNFAVDSFASILSEARKYRLNLIMAHQYIAQLDSSTSTAVRDAVFGNVGTIITFRVGSPDAIFMENEFMPRFLPDDLINLPKYGIYLKLMIDGVSSQPFSAFTLPAISQKTDSSQKIIEQSRERYAGNREQIEERVSVWSGFGADVDVEKMIKDVTTAKKEAKKARFAFEYACTRCGKSFTLPIELDKSRPIYCEECKPIIDAERQKSKDRGGKRYDVPAPVASLPAPKVVDGALVEKPAPAVSPASLDSLKPAVPASAPVRALPVPSRVAAPVPGAPSGLTDSQKKRRRRKKKPQAVVPGAPAREPMSVPHPVSPTAPVVPRPTPVTPPKPVLPGERISFEE
- the secF gene encoding protein translocase subunit SecF, yielding MKNVNIIGYSKVWLALSGLIVGLAVVSIAFFGLNFGIDFTGGSLLEIHGVESSVEDVRKAVEATGHEATVQESDTGAYFVRLSPISEEEHQAVLAAIKKISPKTEEVKFDSVGPTIGNELKKASVTALVFLLVLIGAYIAWAFRKVSYPVKSWKYGVVTMVAAFHDVIIPMGAFAVLGKVFGYQVDTAFVAAMLTILGYSINDTIVVLDRTRENLFRHRYADQTFGEIVNTSIIETLGRSLNTTLATIIPLIAIFFLGGETTRPFVLALIIGIISGAYSSIFVASPLLVAMQKLGKK